In a genomic window of Nitrososphaerota archaeon:
- a CDS encoding SMC-Scp complex subunit ScpB, with amino-acid sequence MSETQKGQPPKEMLAKVEAALYSAGRPISSIEIAKVAGTSSERKAAAMVREIAKLVNSSMTAVEVVEYPGSRFAMQLKAQYTQVARRFATRPLLSRAALRTLSFIAFFQPIMSSELVLKRGSTAYQHLKELEEVGFVVSDRQGRSKAYRTTGRFAEYFGLSIDTPTLKRQLEARNLTLK; translated from the coding sequence TTGAGTGAGACCCAGAAAGGCCAACCTCCGAAGGAAATGCTAGCGAAGGTGGAGGCCGCGCTCTACTCCGCGGGACGCCCCATCAGCTCCATCGAAATAGCGAAGGTCGCCGGTACTTCTTCCGAGAGGAAGGCGGCCGCCATGGTCAGGGAGATCGCCAAACTGGTCAATTCGAGCATGACCGCCGTCGAAGTCGTGGAGTATCCCGGCTCCAGGTTCGCGATGCAACTCAAGGCGCAGTACACCCAGGTAGCTAGGAGGTTCGCGACGCGGCCCCTCCTCTCCCGGGCGGCACTCAGGACCCTCTCCTTCATCGCCTTCTTCCAGCCAATCATGTCCAGTGAACTTGTGCTCAAGCGGGGCTCCACGGCCTACCAGCACCTGAAGGAGCTGGAAGAGGTGGGGTTCGTAGTTAGCGATAGACAGGGTCGGAGCAAGGCGTACCGGACGACGGGGAGGTTCGCCGAGTACTTCGGACTGAGCATCGACACCCCCACCCTGAAGCGGCAGCTCGAAGCCAGAAACTTGACGCTGAAATGA
- a CDS encoding 30S ribosomal protein S8e — MTRPIENLTKRKNTGGRSRPSRGRRAYERDGYAIEPLVGPTAGRPSRRRGGRVSVGLTFSEFANVSDSSGKTGKSKILRVKKSPANRDYERRGVITKGAVIETDAGEAVVTSRPTDDGVVNAVLTTKK, encoded by the coding sequence TTGACTCGACCGATTGAGAACCTGACGAAGCGAAAGAACACCGGCGGAAGGTCCCGGCCTTCAAGAGGCAGAAGGGCCTACGAACGGGACGGCTATGCCATCGAACCGCTGGTGGGCCCCACTGCGGGGCGCCCGAGCAGGAGGAGAGGGGGGAGGGTGAGCGTCGGCCTGACCTTTTCTGAATTCGCCAACGTCTCGGATTCGTCGGGGAAGACGGGCAAGTCCAAGATCCTCCGGGTCAAGAAGAGCCCGGCCAACAGGGACTACGAAAGGCGGGGGGTCATCACCAAGGGTGCAGTCATCGAAACCGATGCGGGAGAGGCGGTCGTGACCTCGCGTCCCACCGATGATGGAGTCGTCAACGCAGTCCTGACGACCAAGAAATGA
- a CDS encoding signal recognition particle protein Srp19 (binds to 7S RNA to mediate binding of the signal recognition particle protein Srp54) codes for MKEYERLVIWLDYFDSELKRREGRRVPLSSATRAPTLDELAEACRRLNLKPLLQSAKYPNSPAKQSGYVSVTKSGPKRKAVQSVARELSVVRGMALKKQSSGRSGQKKPGRATKV; via the coding sequence ATGAAGGAATACGAAAGGCTCGTTATCTGGCTGGACTATTTCGATTCAGAGCTCAAGCGGAGAGAAGGGAGGCGCGTCCCACTTAGCTCAGCGACCAGGGCTCCGACCCTCGACGAGCTCGCCGAGGCCTGCCGCAGGCTCAATCTGAAGCCCCTGCTCCAGTCCGCGAAGTACCCCAATTCCCCGGCGAAGCAATCCGGCTACGTATCGGTCACGAAGTCCGGCCCCAAGCGCAAGGCCGTGCAGAGCGTCGCAAGGGAACTCTCGGTCGTAAGGGGCATGGCTCTGAAGAAACAGTCCTCCGGCCGGTCGGGCCAGAAAAAACCCGGACGAGCCACGAAGGTTTAA
- a CDS encoding transcription factor IIB, whose amino-acid sequence MSLWNSRGDDAFRTSCPVCGNRLIGDTEKGEQVCPTCGYVTYAPADGGPEWKAMDLEEKNKRVRVGAPTTLSLHDMGLTTEISRTMRDSHGKYLDPAMRATVEKMRKWQSRSRTINSEERGLSNVLSKISELCEALNLPDNVAETAAQVYRTSARMKVAKSKSILGMTAATVYLACRKCGVSRTLKEVARAAGMEKGSVARYFRLVLKEVEKEYVPPPSVEKYISKLINMAKINPRVEILALTLSRKTNDSKISSGKAPAGLAAAYVYLSSVMIGEHLPQREVAEFAEVTEVTVRNRCREILDNFVIRQEFAPAK is encoded by the coding sequence ATGAGCCTTTGGAACAGCCGCGGAGATGACGCTTTTAGGACGTCTTGCCCGGTCTGCGGAAACAGACTGATCGGGGACACTGAGAAGGGCGAGCAGGTCTGCCCGACCTGCGGCTACGTGACCTACGCTCCGGCGGACGGGGGCCCGGAATGGAAGGCCATGGACCTCGAGGAGAAGAACAAGAGGGTCCGGGTAGGCGCCCCCACCACCCTTTCCCTACACGATATGGGCCTGACGACCGAAATCAGCAGAACCATGCGCGACTCCCACGGAAAATACCTCGACCCGGCGATGCGCGCCACGGTGGAGAAGATGCGGAAGTGGCAGAGCCGCTCTAGGACGATAAACAGCGAAGAGCGGGGGCTCTCCAACGTGCTGTCGAAGATATCAGAGCTCTGTGAGGCCCTAAACCTCCCTGACAACGTGGCCGAAACTGCCGCCCAGGTCTACAGGACGTCCGCGAGGATGAAGGTGGCGAAGAGCAAGTCCATCCTCGGCATGACCGCAGCCACGGTCTATCTCGCGTGCAGGAAGTGCGGAGTCTCGAGGACCCTAAAGGAAGTGGCGAGGGCAGCGGGCATGGAAAAGGGGAGCGTGGCCCGGTACTTCAGGCTGGTTCTGAAAGAGGTGGAGAAGGAATACGTGCCTCCGCCGTCAGTCGAGAAGTACATTTCCAAGCTCATCAACATGGCTAAGATCAACCCGAGGGTGGAAATCCTCGCCCTCACCCTTTCGAGGAAGACCAACGACTCGAAGATTTCCAGCGGCAAGGCTCCGGCGGGGTTGGCTGCGGCCTACGTCTATCTCTCTTCGGTCATGATAGGGGAGCACCTCCCGCAGAGAGAGGTCGCGGAGTTCGCCGAAGTGACGGAGGTCACGGTCAGAAACAGGTGCAGGGAGATCCTGGACAACTTCGTCATCAGACAGGAGTTCGCGCCTGCGAAATGA
- a CDS encoding transcriptional regulator encodes MTKHKAAAKRSRPSKAPKPRAQKEGARAKKKEEAPRPVERTEEELVDLTSRVYKLVVERGREGVLQSEIWKELGLTSRDGSRLAIRLERRGLIGRVKVLEEGRWTYKLTPLRFPTDMTSIEKAPCIVCQFESKCSIDGQINPYICPWIGPWVIEEARVAQMQAPQADPVPAR; translated from the coding sequence ATGACCAAACACAAGGCCGCCGCAAAGCGCTCTCGCCCTTCGAAGGCGCCGAAGCCTCGCGCCCAGAAGGAAGGTGCCCGAGCAAAGAAGAAGGAGGAGGCGCCCCGCCCTGTCGAGAGGACTGAGGAAGAGCTCGTCGACCTGACCTCGAGGGTGTACAAGCTAGTAGTGGAGCGCGGAAGGGAAGGGGTGCTCCAGAGCGAAATCTGGAAGGAGCTGGGGCTTACCAGCCGAGACGGCTCCAGGCTCGCGATCCGGCTCGAGAGGAGAGGACTGATCGGTCGCGTGAAGGTCCTCGAAGAGGGAAGGTGGACCTACAAGCTCACGCCCCTTCGCTTCCCCACCGACATGACCTCCATCGAGAAGGCACCATGCATCGTGTGCCAGTTCGAGTCGAAGTGCTCCATCGACGGACAGATCAACCCCTACATCTGTCCCTGGATAGGCCCCTGGGTGATCGAGGAGGCGCGGGTCGCTCAGATGCAAGCCCCTCAGGCTGACCCAGTTCCGGCAAGGTAA